The proteins below come from a single Halomicroarcula saliterrae genomic window:
- the aglF gene encoding UTP--glucose-1-phosphate uridylyltransferase AglF, which translates to MKAVVLAAGEGTRLRPLTADKPKGMVEVAGKPILTHCFEQLIELGAEELLVVVGYKKQAIINHFEDEFDGVPITYTHQREQKGLAHALLTVEEDVDDDFMLMLGDNIFSANLNDVVNRQQEERADAAFLVEEVPWEEASRYGVCDTNKYGEITEVIEKPDDPPSNLVMTGFYTFTPAIFHACHLVQPSNRDEYEISDAIDLLLHSGRTIDAIRMDGWRNDIGYPEDRDEAEQRLQGEVDPELAADAIGSDGD; encoded by the coding sequence ATGAAGGCTGTCGTACTCGCCGCCGGTGAAGGGACCCGTCTCCGCCCGCTGACCGCGGACAAACCGAAAGGGATGGTCGAGGTCGCCGGGAAACCGATTCTGACACACTGCTTCGAGCAGCTCATCGAGCTCGGCGCCGAGGAACTGCTCGTCGTCGTCGGCTACAAGAAACAGGCCATCATCAACCACTTCGAGGACGAGTTCGACGGCGTCCCCATCACCTACACCCACCAGCGCGAGCAGAAGGGGCTGGCACACGCCCTGCTCACCGTCGAAGAGGACGTCGACGACGACTTCATGCTCATGCTGGGGGACAACATCTTCAGCGCCAATCTCAACGACGTGGTCAACCGCCAGCAGGAGGAGCGGGCCGACGCCGCCTTCCTCGTCGAGGAGGTCCCCTGGGAGGAGGCCTCCCGCTACGGCGTCTGTGACACGAACAAGTACGGCGAAATTACCGAGGTCATCGAGAAGCCCGACGACCCGCCGTCGAATCTCGTGATGACCGGGTTCTACACGTTCACGCCGGCCATCTTCCACGCCTGCCACCTCGTCCAGCCCTCCAACCGCGACGAGTACGAGATCAGCGACGCCATCGACCTGCTGCTTCACTCCGGTCGGACCATCGACGCCATCCGCATGGACGGCTGGCGAAACGACATCGGCTACCCCGAAGACCGCGACGAGGCCGAACAGCGTCTCCAGGGCGAGGTCGACCCGGAGCTGGCCGCCGACGCCATCGGCTCGGACGGCGACTGA
- a CDS encoding histidine kinase N-terminal 7TM domain-containing protein — protein sequence MKLVLVTSVAVGVTGGLLAWRERPKPGSVPLTLLMAGQCWWSAMVIFQIGTATVDAKVFFVNISWAGVALIPVAWLLFALEYAGYDEYTTRRHVVLVSIIPAVTLFLSLTSPYHQLLYLDAQLVAQRGVPTLTLTPGPWFWVIAAYTYLLGLCGLVPLLELVTSKVRTFQAQSLALLMGLLAPWVTNLAHLFGYLPTAGIDPTPVAFTLSGVAYLSALTRFELFGASPTPIRHARRSLYKQMHQGALVLDTHGNVVDMNDRAATVLQTTPDEALGRRLDTVSPGLTAAGETASGKRVFNPPGTRQSYDVSESLVTDIHDRTIGRIITLHDISDLFRMQQRLEVLHRVFRHNIRTNIQVILGHAGYLATHNSQQKAETLKQNAMEIEETGEKVRKIIDVFEKGRTDRENLALHSILRECTQAIAKRYPEVTVTYEPGPKDIVVDGLFDIVCTNVIENAAQHNTSADPRVSVSVDAGEDVVEVHIEDNGPGIQDHELALVNDGQETPLKHGSGFGLALTAWGTDIAGGSVSFESVEPTGTHVTLTLPVAARR from the coding sequence ATGAAACTCGTTCTAGTCACGTCGGTCGCGGTCGGGGTGACCGGCGGGCTGCTGGCGTGGCGGGAACGACCGAAGCCCGGGTCGGTACCGCTGACGCTGCTCATGGCGGGCCAGTGCTGGTGGTCGGCGATGGTGATATTCCAGATCGGAACGGCGACTGTCGACGCGAAGGTATTCTTCGTCAACATTTCGTGGGCCGGCGTCGCGCTCATTCCAGTCGCATGGCTCCTGTTCGCGCTGGAGTACGCGGGCTACGACGAATACACGACGCGCCGCCACGTCGTGTTAGTCTCGATAATCCCCGCAGTCACCCTGTTTCTGAGCCTCACTAGCCCGTACCACCAGCTCCTGTATCTCGACGCACAGCTCGTTGCACAACGCGGTGTGCCGACGCTCACGCTGACCCCTGGCCCGTGGTTCTGGGTCATCGCCGCGTACACCTATCTGCTGGGCCTCTGTGGGCTCGTCCCGCTGCTCGAACTCGTAACGAGCAAGGTACGTACCTTCCAGGCCCAGAGCCTGGCGCTCCTGATGGGCCTGCTGGCTCCATGGGTGACGAACCTGGCGCACCTGTTCGGCTACCTCCCGACCGCCGGGATCGACCCGACGCCCGTCGCTTTCACCCTCTCCGGCGTCGCGTACCTCTCCGCGTTGACCCGGTTCGAGCTCTTCGGCGCGAGTCCGACTCCCATCCGCCACGCCCGGCGGTCGCTGTACAAACAGATGCACCAGGGCGCGCTGGTGCTCGACACCCACGGCAACGTCGTCGACATGAACGACCGGGCGGCGACCGTGCTCCAGACGACCCCGGACGAAGCGCTCGGCCGGCGCCTCGACACCGTCAGTCCGGGCCTGACGGCCGCCGGCGAGACCGCGTCGGGCAAACGCGTGTTCAATCCGCCGGGGACCCGACAGTCCTACGACGTCTCCGAGAGCCTCGTCACCGACATCCACGACCGGACCATCGGTCGCATCATCACGCTGCACGACATCAGCGACCTCTTCCGAATGCAACAGCGTCTGGAGGTGTTACACCGGGTCTTTCGCCACAACATCCGGACGAACATCCAGGTCATCCTCGGGCACGCGGGGTATCTGGCGACACACAACAGCCAGCAGAAGGCGGAGACGCTCAAGCAAAACGCCATGGAGATAGAGGAGACCGGCGAGAAGGTCCGCAAGATAATCGACGTCTTCGAGAAGGGGCGCACGGACAGGGAGAACCTCGCGTTGCACTCGATTCTCCGGGAGTGTACCCAGGCGATCGCCAAGCGCTACCCCGAGGTGACCGTCACGTACGAGCCCGGCCCGAAAGATATCGTCGTCGACGGGCTGTTCGATATCGTCTGTACGAACGTCATCGAGAACGCCGCCCAGCACAACACGAGCGCCGATCCGCGGGTCAGCGTCAGCGTCGACGCCGGCGAGGACGTCGTCGAGGTCCACATCGAGGACAACGGCCCGGGTATTCAGGACCACGAACTCGCACTCGTCAACGACGGTCAGGAGACCCCGCTGAAACACGGGAGCGGCTTCGGGCTGGCACTGACCGCCTGGGGGACCGACATCGCCGGTGGCTCGGTCTCGTTCGAGTCGGTCGAGCCGACGGGGACTCACGTGACGTTGACGCTCCCCGTCGCTGCGCGACGGTGA
- a CDS encoding ArnT family glycosyltransferase, whose protein sequence is MVPRPGWFGRAKRQLCADLRADPYLGYILVGALVLAGFGFWHRIPSFATWDEHDRVLDALVAYSEIVADPSLDGVREGVAWSRAPFGATLWVYALAVLPVVLAAALTGQLDAIAAMQDPSSAYAHYQVWAETPRWIWTWSIAFVRLTNVVFAVVTVYLVYRLGTRLRNRATGRLGAVLLTVTFGFLKLAKEGGEDIPATMCFVASLYLLVGYVRTGERRQFYAGSAVGGLAIAFKLTLGLAVPVVALAFLLRARIDDGPLRRALWRPRLLLGGAALGAVVIVVGHPTALVGDFEAVYHRWFGRTGRPDRVVGPSAPTWWWFLRTYASAFGWPLLLGAIGGLAASVVHLARLAPGRAELRARAPGFDERALLVGALAIFLLFFARWHDWRVHHVLPTFPLAAVLLADALDRLRDHRLRLGRAAVAAVVVTSAVYASVGVGMYASMPRDEATEWLDENADEDATMEVYFHAHFENAIPHGMTLNTPPEEGAELDPCPEYIQVGDKELLYLQDIPTAQRSSEVDFAPAPRQAYIRALLDGEYNYEIVAEFGERPPNFVPHRPEPGSLRELVPLGIYPHSDQYGDEQELASDQYVAILRLEGDCVESRSAPW, encoded by the coding sequence ATGGTCCCCCGCCCCGGATGGTTCGGTCGCGCGAAGCGACAGCTCTGTGCCGACCTCAGGGCGGACCCGTATCTGGGCTACATCTTGGTGGGGGCGCTTGTACTCGCCGGGTTCGGCTTCTGGCACCGCATCCCCTCTTTCGCGACGTGGGACGAACACGACCGGGTGCTCGACGCCCTGGTCGCCTATTCGGAGATCGTCGCCGACCCGAGCCTCGACGGCGTTCGCGAGGGCGTCGCCTGGAGTCGGGCCCCCTTCGGCGCGACGCTGTGGGTGTACGCGCTGGCGGTGTTGCCGGTCGTCCTGGCAGCCGCGCTCACCGGCCAGCTGGACGCTATCGCGGCGATGCAGGACCCGTCGAGCGCGTACGCCCACTACCAGGTGTGGGCCGAGACGCCGCGGTGGATCTGGACGTGGAGTATCGCCTTCGTCCGGCTGACGAACGTCGTCTTCGCCGTCGTGACAGTGTATCTCGTCTACCGACTGGGGACGCGACTCCGGAACCGCGCGACCGGGCGGCTCGGGGCGGTGCTGCTCACCGTCACGTTCGGCTTCCTCAAACTGGCAAAGGAGGGCGGCGAGGACATCCCGGCGACGATGTGTTTCGTCGCGTCGCTCTACCTGCTCGTCGGCTACGTCCGGACGGGCGAGCGCCGCCAGTTCTACGCCGGCAGCGCCGTCGGCGGGCTCGCCATCGCGTTCAAACTCACGCTCGGGCTCGCGGTCCCGGTCGTCGCCCTCGCCTTCCTGCTTCGAGCCCGTATCGATGACGGGCCGCTCCGGCGCGCGCTCTGGCGACCGCGGCTGCTGCTGGGCGGGGCCGCCCTCGGCGCGGTCGTCATCGTGGTCGGCCACCCGACGGCGCTGGTCGGTGACTTCGAGGCGGTGTATCACCGCTGGTTCGGCCGGACCGGACGGCCGGACCGGGTCGTCGGCCCCTCGGCACCGACGTGGTGGTGGTTCCTCCGGACCTACGCCAGCGCCTTCGGCTGGCCGCTCCTGCTGGGCGCCATCGGGGGGCTCGCAGCGAGCGTCGTCCACCTCGCCCGCCTCGCGCCGGGCCGGGCGGAGCTGCGGGCGCGAGCCCCGGGCTTCGACGAGCGGGCGCTGCTGGTGGGCGCGCTGGCGATATTCCTCCTCTTTTTCGCCCGGTGGCACGACTGGCGCGTCCATCACGTCCTCCCGACGTTCCCGCTCGCGGCGGTGTTGCTCGCCGACGCGCTCGACCGACTGCGCGACCACCGGCTGCGGCTGGGTCGGGCGGCCGTCGCCGCCGTCGTCGTCACGTCGGCCGTCTACGCCAGCGTCGGCGTCGGGATGTACGCCTCGATGCCGCGCGACGAGGCGACCGAGTGGCTCGACGAGAACGCGGACGAGGACGCCACGATGGAGGTGTACTTCCACGCCCACTTCGAGAACGCCATCCCACACGGGATGACCCTCAACACGCCCCCGGAGGAGGGGGCCGAACTCGACCCCTGTCCCGAATACATCCAGGTCGGCGACAAGGAGCTGCTGTACCTCCAGGACATCCCCACGGCCCAGCGTAGCTCGGAGGTGGACTTCGCTCCGGCCCCGCGTCAGGCCTACATTCGGGCGCTGCTCGACGGCGAGTACAACTACGAGATCGTCGCGGAGTTCGGCGAGCGGCCGCCGAACTTCGTCCCTCACCGCCCGGAGCCCGGGTCGCTGCGCGAGCTGGTGCCGCTCGGAATCTACCCGCACAGCGACCAGTATGGGGACGAGCAAGAGCTCGCGAGCGACCAGTACGTCGCGATTCTCCGGTTAGAAGGCGACTGCGTCGAGTCACGGTCGGCGCCGTGGTGA
- a CDS encoding metal-dependent hydrolase has protein sequence MWPWGHAAVGYLLCALWVRARYGRAPTAGAVLPLAVGTQFPDLLDKPLAWTFGVLPSGRAGAHSLLVAVPLLALLWWRVDSAAARRAWAGFALGYLAHLATDGLYPLLDGDFSGLAYLFWPILSLPPYDESAGILAHFAAAELTAALLAEVGLFAVATVVWAADGAPGLRTVGRWCKRRAAVATAALSGR, from the coding sequence ATGTGGCCCTGGGGACACGCCGCCGTCGGCTACCTCCTGTGTGCGCTCTGGGTTCGGGCGCGGTACGGGCGAGCGCCGACGGCCGGCGCGGTGCTCCCGCTCGCGGTCGGGACCCAGTTTCCGGACCTCCTCGACAAACCGCTCGCGTGGACGTTCGGCGTCCTGCCCTCCGGCCGGGCGGGCGCCCACTCGCTGCTGGTCGCCGTTCCGCTGTTGGCGCTGCTGTGGTGGCGCGTCGACAGCGCCGCCGCCCGGAGAGCGTGGGCCGGGTTCGCGCTGGGCTATCTCGCCCATCTCGCGACCGACGGGCTCTACCCCCTGCTCGACGGGGACTTCAGCGGGCTGGCGTATCTGTTCTGGCCGATCCTCTCGCTCCCGCCGTACGATGAATCGGCCGGGATTCTGGCCCACTTCGCCGCCGCGGAGCTCACCGCGGCGCTGCTCGCCGAGGTCGGCCTGTTCGCGGTCGCCACGGTCGTCTGGGCCGCCGACGGTGCCCCCGGACTCCGGACGGTCGGACGGTGGTGTAAACGGCGGGCCGCCGTCGCGACTGCGGCGCTGTCGGGGCGGTGA
- a CDS encoding STT3 domain-containing protein, with protein sequence MSDERGPSTLLADRPELESALETVLAVDAEQDGWTFDDVAVDSGVFGELVSRDIVESDGEGYRVADPSAVRRALDGETATATDDGGGVGLDRLSLPAIEPRAVGLVTAALAVVALTRAYVYGSVYRGGDIVLSGNDPYYYRYWVEQVAAEAGGSVDIAALSTLPTGVTKGEPLLVATLWWVAQLFGGTTEAIGHVLAWYPVVSAVVSGALVYLLAVRLTSDRRVGLAAVLFLAIIPGHALRTSLGYADHHAFDYPLLGLTALALLVATTASRDRASLRSVTPWAAAVGLGVGIAGQTLAWEAGPLLLAPVGIAVVAKTLLDVDAGRSPLLTTAPVLAGTGLAAGVVWTVHANWGWHTDLVASVPILLFLGVAGAVAIAALTARAGGTARQLAAVDGAAVVLGLLAVRSLFTERWTEAVSRTDRLFRSDAIAETAGLFDPGTLGFLLLFGFALVIALPAMAWGVRRAADDRADWLVLTAYAWYFLGLATLQVRFVGELATFVAVFAGYAFVWLATRVEVARPLRADGRVDALVPEPKTLGLLCVLFLLFGSLGIVQVPVKTSQITTDGGTYLTATAIDRDAADRGLEYPQNYVLSQWGQNRAYNYFVSGESRSYSYARTTYAAFLGGTNESRWYDRLRGRVGYVVTEDRTGGGPQTMQSRLHDNYGSQNGSVAGLSHYRAVYATESGSHRAFALVPGATIAGTAGPNATVTATATVSVPGDEFEYTRRTRANRDGRYRLVVANPGTYTVDSPETTATVTVNETAVRNGTTRAAG encoded by the coding sequence ATGAGCGACGAGCGTGGGCCGTCGACGCTGCTAGCTGACCGGCCCGAACTGGAGTCCGCGCTCGAAACAGTGCTGGCTGTCGACGCCGAGCAGGACGGCTGGACCTTCGACGACGTCGCGGTCGACTCGGGCGTCTTCGGCGAGCTCGTCTCGCGCGACATCGTCGAGTCCGACGGCGAGGGGTACAGGGTCGCCGACCCGTCGGCCGTCCGCCGGGCGCTGGACGGTGAGACCGCGACGGCGACCGACGACGGCGGCGGGGTCGGCCTCGACCGGCTGTCGCTGCCGGCAATCGAGCCCCGAGCCGTCGGTCTGGTGACCGCGGCCCTCGCCGTCGTCGCACTCACCCGCGCGTACGTCTACGGCAGCGTCTACCGCGGCGGCGACATCGTCCTCTCGGGCAACGACCCGTACTACTACAGGTACTGGGTCGAACAGGTGGCCGCCGAGGCCGGCGGCAGCGTCGATATCGCCGCGCTCTCGACGCTCCCCACCGGCGTGACCAAGGGCGAGCCGCTGCTGGTGGCGACGCTGTGGTGGGTCGCCCAGCTGTTCGGCGGGACCACGGAGGCTATCGGGCACGTCCTCGCGTGGTATCCCGTCGTCTCGGCGGTCGTCTCGGGGGCGCTCGTGTATCTGCTCGCCGTCCGGCTGACCAGCGACCGCCGCGTCGGGCTCGCAGCCGTCCTCTTTCTGGCGATTATCCCGGGCCACGCCCTCCGGACGAGCCTCGGCTACGCCGACCACCACGCCTTCGACTACCCGCTGCTCGGACTCACCGCTCTTGCGCTGCTCGTCGCGACGACGGCCAGCCGTGACAGAGCGTCGCTGCGGTCGGTCACCCCGTGGGCGGCCGCCGTCGGCCTCGGCGTCGGCATCGCCGGACAGACGCTCGCGTGGGAGGCGGGACCGCTCCTGCTGGCCCCCGTCGGAATCGCCGTCGTGGCGAAGACGCTGCTCGACGTCGATGCCGGCCGCTCGCCGCTCCTGACGACCGCGCCGGTGCTCGCGGGCACGGGACTCGCCGCGGGAGTGGTCTGGACCGTCCACGCGAACTGGGGGTGGCACACCGACCTCGTCGCGAGCGTCCCGATACTGCTGTTTCTCGGCGTCGCCGGCGCCGTGGCGATAGCGGCGCTGACGGCCCGGGCCGGCGGGACGGCGAGACAGCTCGCGGCGGTCGACGGCGCGGCGGTCGTGCTGGGGCTGCTCGCCGTCCGGTCGCTGTTCACCGAGCGCTGGACCGAGGCCGTCAGCCGGACTGACCGCCTCTTCCGGAGCGATGCCATCGCCGAGACGGCCGGACTGTTCGACCCCGGGACGCTCGGCTTTCTCCTCCTGTTCGGGTTCGCGCTCGTCATCGCCCTGCCCGCGATGGCGTGGGGCGTCAGGCGGGCGGCCGACGACCGGGCCGACTGGCTCGTCCTGACGGCGTACGCCTGGTACTTCCTCGGGCTCGCCACCCTCCAGGTCCGTTTCGTCGGCGAACTCGCGACGTTCGTCGCCGTATTCGCGGGCTACGCGTTCGTCTGGCTCGCCACCAGAGTCGAGGTCGCGCGCCCGCTTCGGGCCGACGGGCGAGTCGACGCGCTCGTCCCCGAACCGAAGACCCTCGGGCTGCTCTGTGTCCTCTTCTTGCTGTTCGGGAGCCTCGGCATCGTGCAGGTCCCCGTCAAGACGAGTCAGATAACCACCGACGGCGGCACCTATCTGACGGCGACGGCCATCGACCGCGACGCGGCCGACCGGGGGCTCGAATACCCGCAGAACTACGTCCTCAGCCAGTGGGGCCAGAACCGGGCGTACAACTACTTCGTCAGCGGGGAATCACGCAGCTACAGCTACGCGAGAACCACCTACGCCGCGTTCCTCGGGGGGACAAACGAGTCGCGCTGGTACGACCGGCTGCGCGGCAGAGTCGGTTACGTCGTCACGGAGGACCGCACAGGGGGCGGCCCACAGACGATGCAGTCCCGGCTACACGACAACTACGGGAGCCAGAACGGGAGCGTCGCCGGTCTGTCCCACTACCGGGCGGTGTACGCGACCGAGAGCGGGTCACACAGGGCGTTCGCGCTGGTCCCCGGCGCGACTATCGCGGGGACGGCCGGCCCGAACGCGACCGTGACCGCGACGGCGACAGTCAGTGTCCCGGGCGACGAGTTCGAGTACACCCGACGGACGCGGGCGAACCGGGACGGCCGGTACCGGCTCGTCGTCGCCAACCCGGGGACGTACACGGTCGACAGCCCCGAGACGACGGCGACGGTGACCGTCAACGAGACCGCGGTCCGGAACGGGACGACCCGCGCCGCCGGGTGA
- a CDS encoding UbiA family prenyltransferase, with protein MATNPQNKTNDSTTVPTSQLRNRLYRLGKPVRDFLLFSSAYLALIAMAEVLIVTKLLSLPLSPAVLVAGLLTFAVYGNDRVADVETDEKTAPGRAAFVKRYNRMLYALSALAYGLAVALAVLGGPAAFALALLPGVVWIVYAQDWLPSFGQVKRLKQVFILNSVLVAGAWALVIVFLPIAFAGAAITPAAGVVFVFFFLAAFISVEVPNVRDLAGDREIGVKTLPVVLGIRGTRYFLYSVAGLGVAIVATAYVTDILGWAAAAGLMLSLVILLGITVCLGRTDNNSALTITAECSRLPMLALVIVPLL; from the coding sequence ATGGCAACTAACCCACAGAACAAGACGAACGATTCGACGACCGTACCGACCAGTCAGTTGCGGAACAGATTGTACCGACTCGGCAAACCAGTCCGGGACTTCCTGCTTTTCAGTTCGGCGTATCTCGCGCTGATAGCGATGGCGGAGGTGCTCATCGTCACGAAGCTACTCTCCCTGCCGCTGAGTCCGGCAGTCCTGGTCGCAGGGCTGTTGACGTTCGCGGTGTACGGCAACGACAGAGTGGCCGACGTCGAGACCGACGAGAAGACGGCGCCGGGCCGAGCCGCCTTCGTAAAGCGATACAACCGGATGCTCTACGCGCTGTCGGCGCTCGCGTACGGCCTCGCGGTCGCGCTGGCCGTGCTGGGGGGCCCGGCCGCGTTTGCGCTGGCGCTGCTCCCGGGTGTCGTCTGGATCGTCTACGCACAGGACTGGCTGCCCAGTTTCGGTCAGGTGAAGCGGCTCAAACAGGTGTTTATTCTCAACTCCGTCCTCGTCGCCGGCGCGTGGGCGCTCGTCATCGTCTTCCTGCCCATCGCCTTCGCCGGAGCGGCGATAACCCCGGCCGCAGGCGTCGTGTTCGTCTTTTTCTTCCTTGCAGCGTTCATCAGCGTGGAGGTCCCGAACGTTCGTGACCTCGCTGGCGACCGGGAAATCGGCGTCAAGACCCTTCCAGTCGTCCTCGGCATCAGAGGAACTCGGTACTTCCTCTACAGCGTCGCCGGCCTCGGCGTCGCCATCGTCGCCACGGCGTACGTCACGGATATCTTGGGCTGGGCGGCCGCGGCCGGCTTGATGCTTAGCCTGGTGATACTACTCGGTATCACCGTCTGTCTCGGTCGCACCGACAACAACAGCGCGCTCACTATCACGGCTGAGTGCAGCCGACTGCCGATGCTCGCGCTGGTCATCGTCCCGCTGCTGTAA
- a CDS encoding DUF7519 family protein, with protein MSVSHRPTPLASGLAVLLGAASTAILAPTLDQRVAVVTAVVGVGLVVARGRESGLPVPEGRLWTVLGAALVLASLLRAETLADPRHRIELVPGLVGTALLGLGLRPVSERFARRFVSAGLAAFVVGVALVGVFEAAGPLRLLGATAAAIAAWDVAEHGISLGEQLRTDADTRAVELLHGGATTAVGVATVVVAMLFYRHGATGLPLGTLALLLAAAVTLMAALYR; from the coding sequence GTGAGCGTCAGCCACCGCCCGACGCCGCTCGCCAGCGGGCTGGCCGTCCTGCTGGGCGCCGCTTCGACGGCGATACTCGCCCCCACGCTCGACCAGCGCGTCGCCGTCGTCACCGCCGTCGTCGGCGTCGGTCTGGTCGTCGCCCGCGGCCGCGAGTCGGGGCTTCCCGTGCCCGAGGGGCGACTGTGGACGGTCCTCGGGGCGGCGCTCGTCCTCGCGTCGCTGCTGCGGGCCGAGACGCTCGCCGACCCGCGCCACCGGATCGAACTGGTGCCCGGCCTCGTCGGCACGGCGCTGCTGGGTCTCGGGCTCCGGCCCGTCAGCGAACGCTTCGCCCGCCGGTTCGTCTCGGCCGGCCTCGCCGCCTTCGTCGTCGGCGTGGCGCTGGTCGGGGTCTTCGAGGCCGCCGGCCCCCTCCGGCTGCTCGGGGCGACGGCCGCCGCCATCGCGGCATGGGACGTCGCGGAACACGGCATCAGCCTCGGCGAGCAGCTCCGGACCGACGCCGACACCCGCGCGGTGGAGCTGCTACACGGCGGGGCCACGACGGCCGTCGGCGTCGCCACGGTCGTCGTCGCGATGCTGTTCTACCGCCACGGCGCGACCGGCCTGCCCCTCGGGACGCTCGCGCTCCTGCTCGCCGCCGCGGTCACTCTGATGGCGGCGCTGTATAGGTGA
- a CDS encoding AAA family ATPase yields the protein MSTDTAADHCDAVIDTVSSAVIVERATLETVLSGFLARGHVLLEDVPGTGKTLTARSFAGALGLTFSRIQFTPDLLPADVTGTYVFDEQRGEFEFRSGPIFGNVVLADEINRASPKTQAALLEAMAEGQVTIEGRTHELPDPFFVVATQNPIEQSGTFPLPEAQVDRFVVKTSLGYPDEAGERELVDRRAERTDRTPEVQASPGVDPATLRRAPEAVHVADGVRGYVVDLARATRADGRVETGVSPRGTQRLFETARALAAVRGRAYVTPDHVAEIAPVVLAHRLVLTPDARVEDVEKRTVVEDLLDDVAVPTVTYTAPPSE from the coding sequence ATGAGCACGGACACCGCCGCCGACCACTGCGACGCCGTCATCGACACCGTCTCCAGCGCCGTCATCGTCGAGCGAGCGACGCTCGAAACCGTTCTGTCGGGGTTTCTGGCTCGGGGACACGTGCTGCTGGAGGACGTGCCGGGGACCGGCAAGACGCTGACGGCGCGTTCCTTCGCCGGGGCGCTCGGCCTCACGTTCTCGCGGATTCAGTTCACGCCGGACCTCCTGCCGGCGGACGTGACGGGGACCTACGTCTTCGACGAGCAGCGCGGGGAGTTCGAGTTCCGCTCCGGTCCCATCTTCGGTAACGTCGTGCTCGCAGACGAGATCAACCGGGCCTCGCCGAAGACACAGGCCGCGCTGCTGGAAGCGATGGCCGAGGGGCAGGTCACCATCGAGGGGCGGACCCACGAACTGCCCGACCCCTTCTTCGTCGTCGCGACGCAGAACCCCATCGAGCAGAGCGGGACCTTCCCGTTGCCGGAGGCGCAGGTCGACCGGTTCGTCGTCAAGACGAGCCTCGGTTACCCGGACGAGGCGGGCGAGCGCGAACTCGTGGACCGCCGGGCCGAGCGGACCGACCGGACGCCCGAGGTACAGGCCAGTCCCGGCGTCGACCCGGCCACGCTGCGACGGGCTCCCGAGGCGGTCCACGTCGCCGACGGCGTCCGTGGCTACGTCGTCGACCTGGCCAGAGCGACCCGGGCGGACGGCCGCGTCGAGACCGGCGTCTCCCCGCGGGGGACCCAGCGGCTGTTCGAGACGGCCCGCGCACTCGCCGCCGTCCGGGGCCGGGCCTACGTCACGCCCGACCACGTCGCCGAAATCGCGCCGGTCGTTCTCGCCCACCGGCTCGTGTTGACGCCGGACGCCCGCGTCGAGGACGTCGAGAAGCGGACCGTGGTCGAGGACCTGCTCGACGACGTGGCGGTGCCGACGGTCACCTATACAGCGCCGCCATCAGAGTGA
- a CDS encoding formate/nitrite transporter family protein, which yields MSAGPTPSEIFDRAVEEGTRRLDQSLLELVSTSFIAGFTVVFGLVALGIVEGVLGPDAGGTAKLGGALAFGIGILFLVAGRTELFNENFSDPAAAAVDRGDRRAAGPLLRLWVVTLLFNLVGGGLFSLVFTVEGALPPGTTEALATVATESAHRALLASFARAVAGGTLVSLLSFLLVSVDSDGARLGLAYLVGVFLALGPFEHVVVTALHVFLGVLFGAAIATARFAVVVGVVTTGNLVGGLGLVTVAHIAQAKGAAQSED from the coding sequence ATGAGCGCAGGGCCGACGCCGAGCGAAATCTTCGACCGGGCGGTCGAGGAAGGGACGCGCCGACTCGACCAGTCGCTGCTGGAACTCGTCTCGACGAGCTTCATCGCGGGCTTTACCGTCGTCTTCGGCCTCGTCGCGCTGGGTATCGTCGAGGGTGTGCTGGGGCCCGACGCCGGCGGCACCGCCAAGCTCGGGGGCGCGCTCGCGTTCGGCATCGGCATCCTCTTTCTTGTCGCGGGCCGCACGGAGCTGTTCAACGAGAACTTCTCGGACCCGGCGGCGGCGGCCGTCGACCGCGGCGACCGTCGGGCCGCGGGGCCGCTCCTCCGGCTGTGGGTGGTGACGCTCCTGTTCAACCTCGTCGGCGGTGGGCTGTTCTCACTGGTTTTCACCGTCGAAGGGGCCCTGCCTCCGGGGACGACCGAGGCGCTCGCCACGGTCGCGACGGAGAGCGCCCACCGGGCCCTGCTCGCGTCGTTCGCCCGCGCGGTCGCGGGGGGGACCCTCGTGAGCCTGCTCTCCTTCCTGCTGGTCTCGGTCGACAGCGACGGCGCTCGCCTCGGCCTGGCCTATCTCGTCGGGGTCTTTCTCGCGCTCGGACCCTTCGAGCACGTCGTCGTCACTGCCCTGCACGTCTTCTTGGGCGTCCTCTTCGGGGCGGCCATCGCCACCGCTCGGTTCGCCGTCGTGGTCGGCGTCGTCACGACGGGGAATCTCGTCGGCGGGCTCGGGCTCGTCACGGTCGCACACATCGCACAGGCCAAAGGGGCGGCACAGAGCGAGGATTAA